In a genomic window of Equus asinus isolate D_3611 breed Donkey chromosome 11, EquAss-T2T_v2, whole genome shotgun sequence:
- the SHISA2 gene encoding protein shisa-2 homolog gives MWGGRRSPAASPRNAASLLQLLLAALLAAGARASGEYCHGWLDAQGVWRIGFQCPERFDGGDATICCGSCALRYCCSSAEARLDQGGCDNDRQQGAGEPGRADKDSPDGSAVPIYVPFLIVGSVFVAFIILGSLVAACCCRCLRPKQEPQQSRAPGGNRLMETIPMIPSASTSRGSSSRQSSTAASSSSSANSGARAPPTRSQTNCCLPEGTMNNVYVNMPTNFSVLNCQQATQIVPHQGQYLHPPYVGYTVQHDSVPMTPVPPFMDGLQTGYRQIQAPFPHTNSEQKMYPAVTV, from the exons ATGTGGGGCGGACGCCGCTCGCCCGCCGCCTCCCCTCGGAACGCCGCTTCcctcctgcagctgctgctggccGCGCTGCtggcggcgggggcgcgggccAGCGGCGAGTACTGCCACGGCTGGCTGGACGCGCAGGGCGTCTGGCGCATCGGCTTCCAGTGCCCGGAGCGCTTCGACGGCGGCGACGCCACCATCTGCTGCGGCAGCTGCGCGTTGCGCTACTGCTGCTCCAGCGCCGAGGCGCGCCTAGACCAGGGCGGCTGCGACAACGACCGCCAGCAGGGCGCCGGCGAGCCAGGCCGAGCGGACAAAGACAGCCCCGACGGCTCGGCAG TCCCCATCTACGTGCCGTTCCTCATCGTTGGGTCCGTGTTTGTCGCCTTCATCATCTTGGGATCCCTCGTGGCGGCCTGTTGCTGCAGATGTCTCCGGCCTAAGCAGGAGCCCCAGCAGAGCCGGGCGCCGGGAGGGAACCGCCTGATGGAGACCATCCCCATGATCCCCAGCGCCAGCACCTCCCGAGGGTCGTCCTCCCGTCAGTCCAGCACAGcggccagctccagctccagtgCCAACTCTGGGGCCCGGGCGCCCCCAACAAGGTCACAGACCAACTGTTGCTTGCCCGAGGGCACTATGAACAACGTATATGTCAACATGCCCACGAATTTCTCTGTGCTGAACTGTCAGCAGGCCACCCAAATTGTGCCCCATCAAGGGCAGTACCTGCATCCCCCATATGTGGGGTACACAGTGCAGCATGACTCGGTGCCCATGACGCCTGTGCCGCCTTTCATGGACGGCCTGCAGACGGGCTACAGGCAAATCCAGGCCCCCTTCCCCCACACTAACAGTGAACAGAAGATGTACCCGGCTGTGACCGTGTAA